The following is a genomic window from Sutcliffiella horikoshii.
GAAAACCGTAATAGAAAAATACCAAACACAAATGGATCAAGAGAAATTAGCTGTTCATATTGATCTAAATCCTTATATGCTTATGTAATTGATGGAGGAATTAAGATTGACTATTTTAGATATAGTGAAGTACCCAGCCCCGGTGCTGGAGCAAAACTGCGAGGCGGTTACCCTTTTTGATAAAAGGCTAGTTCGACTCCTGAACAATATGTATGATACGATGCTCGAAGCAGACGGGGTCGGACTTGCAGCACCGCAGGTTGGAATAGCAAAAAGAATCGCTATTGTAGATATTGATGATAAACACGGAAAGATAGAACTGATCAACCCTGAAATTGTGGAAGAAGAAGGAGAGCAGGTCGGACCTGAAGGCTGTTTAAGCTTTCCTGACTTGTATGGAGAAGTAAAGCGCTCCGATTATGTGAAGGTACGCGCTCAAAACCGTAAAGGGAAATGGTATGAGCTGGAGGCGCGAGGATTTCTTGCCCGTGCTATCCAACATGAGATCGACCATTTAAACGGTGTATTGTTCACATCTAAAGTGTTAAGATATTTTGAACCAGACGAGTTGGAAGTAGAAGGGTGATAGAGATGAAGAAGAAAATTGTATTTATGGGGACACCGGATTTTGCTGTACCTGTTTTGCAACAAATTATCCAAGATGGATATGAAGTAATCGCAGTGGTAACCCAGCCTGACCGTCCAAAAGGCAGAAAAAAAGTGTTAACCCCGCCACCTGTTAAAGTAGAGGCGGAAAAACACCAAATCCCTGTTTACCAACCGGAAAAGATTAAAGAAGCGGCAGAGTATGAGAAAATTATTTCGTTAAAGCCGGATTTGATCGTAACTGCAGCATTTGGGCAAATTTTACCTAAACCATTGCTTGATGCACCGAAATTCGGCTGTATCAATGTCCATGCTTCCTTGCTTCCAAAGTTGCGAGGCGGCGCACCAATTCACTACTCCATCATACAGGGGCATGAGAAAACCGGTGTAACCATTATGTATATGGTAGAAAAATTGGATGCCGGTGATATGTTAACACAGGTAGAAGTGAAAATTGAAGAGTGTGACCATGTCGGTACCTTGCATGATAAATTAAGTGTTGCCGGATCTAAGCTGCTCTCTGAAACCCTTCCGCAACTTTTTGATGAAAAGCTGCAAGCAGAAGTCCAAAACCATGAAGAAGCAAC
Proteins encoded in this region:
- the fmt gene encoding methionyl-tRNA formyltransferase; the encoded protein is MKKKIVFMGTPDFAVPVLQQIIQDGYEVIAVVTQPDRPKGRKKVLTPPPVKVEAEKHQIPVYQPEKIKEAAEYEKIISLKPDLIVTAAFGQILPKPLLDAPKFGCINVHASLLPKLRGGAPIHYSIIQGHEKTGVTIMYMVEKLDAGDMLTQVEVKIEECDHVGTLHDKLSVAGSKLLSETLPQLFDEKLQAEVQNHEEATFASNIKREQEKIDWTMDGEQIYNHIRGLHPWPVAYTTMEGQVMKVWWGEKTQTDKDAVPGTIIGMADDGFIVKTGNSTGIKITDLQLAGKKRMTGTQYLNGAGASLSEGTKLGD
- the def gene encoding peptide deformylase, with the translated sequence MTILDIVKYPAPVLEQNCEAVTLFDKRLVRLLNNMYDTMLEADGVGLAAPQVGIAKRIAIVDIDDKHGKIELINPEIVEEEGEQVGPEGCLSFPDLYGEVKRSDYVKVRAQNRKGKWYELEARGFLARAIQHEIDHLNGVLFTSKVLRYFEPDELEVEG